A single window of Triplophysa rosa linkage group LG20, Trosa_1v2, whole genome shotgun sequence DNA harbors:
- the rps23 gene encoding 40S ribosomal protein S23 — MGKCRGLRTARKLRNHRREQKWHDKQYKKAHLGTALKANPFGGASHAKGIVLEKVGVEAKQPNSAIRKCVRVQLIKNGKKITAFVPNDGCLNFIEENDEVLVAGFGRKGHAVGDIPGVRFKVVKVANVSLMALYKGKKERPRS, encoded by the exons ATGG GCAAGTGTCGTGGACTGCGTACTGCTAGGAAGCTGCGGAACCACCGTCGCGAGCAGAAGTGGCATGATAAACAATACAAGAAGGCTCATTTGGGTACAGCTCTGAAGGCTAACCCCTTCGGTGGAGCTTCTCACGCAAAAGGAATCGTGCTTGAGAAAGT TGGTGTTGAAGCCAAGCAGCCCAACTCTGCCATCAGAAAGTGCGTCAGAGTCCAGCTGATCAAGAACGGCAAGAAGATCACAGCTTTCGTCCCCAACGATGGCTGCTTGAACTTCATTGAG GAAAACGATGAGGTTCTGGTTGCCGGATTCGGTCGTAAGGGACATGCCGTGGGTGATATCCCTGGTGTACGTTTCAAGGTTGTCAAGGTGGCCAACGTGTCTCTTATGGCCCTGTACAAAGGCAAGAAGGAGAGACCCAGATCGTAA
- the asb14a gene encoding dynein axonemal heavy chain 12: MDPETSGGIFDEDVATQCMIEQSLLQGHKQSELKKSDVSRIIPISPEREKIFNAIKHGDEVSLRKLTVHQRAFSEEDNTGFIPLHEAAAQSNQNILDITFTASPVESKDRRTRRGKTALFLALEKGLLDNVCFLLDNGCCPDTLDVEEDSPLVVATRNNHYDMVKLLLNFNAGVNQEGAHRRTALHEATRLGLRDFVVLLLKYGAHPDPRSVYGLTPLALAAQAGHLDIVRTLIQRGADVQSQAQDSATILFEASASGNPDVISLLLENGADANVPKHTGHLPIHRVAHRGHVKALSLLIPVTSWEAVDDSGISPLHSAAAGGHTKCLEMLLAAGYDPNFMLSPWVRRNYDDKRQSALYFAVSNDDVASTRILLEAGAMPNQDPVKCLQVALRLGNYELINTLLRYGANVNYFCRVNTTHFPSALQYALKDEVVLRMLCNYGYDVNRCFDCPYGENSHVPHGYEGWSDSVIKDTLFCEVISVSWLKHLSGNLVRIMLNYVDHVRFCSKLKAVIMEQKQWPEICQIQENVRCLQHLCRLKIRSCLGRLRLRAPVFMSFLPLPDRLKQYILYKEYDLYSQQSQTQSR; encoded by the exons ATGGATCCGGAAACATCTGGAGGGATTTTTGACGAGGATGTGGCAACCCAGTGCATGATCGAACAAAGTTTACTGCAGGGCCACAAGCAAAGCGAGCTGAAGAAGTCTGATGTTAGCAGGATTATTCCAATcagcccagagagagagaagatttTCAATGCTATTAAACATG GTGATGAAGTTTCCCTCCGGAAGCTCACGGTTCACCAGCGTGCGTTCAGTGAGGAGGATAACACAGGTTTCATTCCTCTACATGAGGCGGCAGCCCAGAGCAACCAGAACATCCTCGACATCACATTTACCG CCTCTCCTGTGGAGTCGAAGGACAGAAGGACTCGTCGGGGTAAGACGGCTCTTTTCTTAGCGCTGGAGAAGGGTCTTCTAGACAACGTCTGTTTTCTGTTGGACAACGGCTGTTGTCCGGATACCCTGGATGTAGAGGAGGACTCACCTCTGGTTGTAG CCACTAGGAACAACCATTACGACATGGTAAAGCTTCTGCTAAACTTCAATGCCGGAGTTAACCAAGAGGGGGCGCACCGCAGAACCGCCCTGCATGAAGCCACCCGACTGGGTCTGAGGGAttttgtggttttgttgttGAAGTATGGGGCTCATCCTGACCCCAGGAGCGTATACGGCCTGACACCTTTAGCATTGGCAGCACAGGCCGGACATCTGGACATCGTTCGGACACTCATCCAGAGAG GTGCTGATGTGCAGTCTCAGGCTCAGGACAGCGCTACGATCCTGTTTGAGGCGTCTGCTTCAGGAAACCCTGATGTGATCTCTTTACTGCTGGAGAACGGAGCTGACGCTAATGTACCCAAACACACCGGTCATCTCCCCATCCACAGAGTGGCCCACCGCGGGCATGTCAA GGCTCTGTCTCTTCTGATACCCGTGACCTCGTGGGAAGCTGTGGATGACAGTGGGATCAGTCCTCTACATTCAGCAGCCGCTGGTGGACACACAAAGTGTCTGGAGATGCTCCTCGCTGCCGGTTACGACCCCAACTTCATGCTGTCCCCGTGGGTACGTCGTAACTATGACGACAAGCGGCAGTCCGCCCTGTACTTCGCCGTGTCAAATGACGACGTTGCCTCCACCAGAATTCTGCTGGAGGCCGGGGCCATGCCCAACCAGGACCCGGTCAAATGCCTCCAGGTGGCGCTGCGTCTGGGCAACTATGAGCTTATCAACACGCTGCTTCGATACGGCGCCAACGTCAATTACTTCTGCCGGGTGAACACAACTCACTTCCCCTCGGCGTTACAGTACGCCCTGAAGGATGAGGTGGTGCTCCGGATGCTGTGTAACTATGGTTACGATGTAAATCGTTGCTTTGACTGTCCGTATGGAGAGAACTCTCACGTGCCTCATGGTTATGAAGGCTGGAGTGATTCGGTCATTAAAGACACTCTG TTCTGCGAAGTCATCTCTGTCTCCTGGCTGAAGCATCTCTCAGGGAATTTGGTGCGAATCATGCTGAACTACGTCGATCACGTGAGGTTTTGTTCTAAACTGAAGGCCGTCATCATGGAGCAGAAACAGTGGCCAGAAATCTGTCAAATTCAAG AGAACGTCCGCTGTTTGCAGCATCTCTGTCGGCTGAAGATCAGGAGCTGCTTGGGTCGACTGCGTTTACGAGCTCCAGTTTTCATGAGCTTTCTTCCTCTGCCAGACCGACTGAAACAATACATCTTATACAAAGAATATGATCTTTACAGCCAGCAGAGCCAAACTCAAAGCAGATGA